Proteins found in one Hemibagrus wyckioides isolate EC202008001 linkage group LG23, SWU_Hwy_1.0, whole genome shotgun sequence genomic segment:
- the si:ch73-173p19.1 gene encoding uncharacterized protein si:ch73-173p19.1 isoform X2, whose translation MRCLSEMGFSEDQIQAAFQAGCFSVPEAAEWIVRAGSPRHTLVPRSGPISNAITAFNRPKDVQGGQTEAKGADLVLHQPAAETEPVKSRIQQNNDFLAQERQRAAEHARAERRQHTQERELILKRIAEDRRAQQEKHTATPTVSEREKPSERVQSNTDTNCILMIRLPTGESLRVCFPADAPLRAVVDHVTSLHPSLPSFTLFHGFPRRRFSDDDLSRTLHSLGLTPNAALVLQTASPPDPTIPAAVHEPEPPRSDPPAQQGPNELLQPVAPPQFQPLRWEDMVQAGIAEPRHRWGRGHRLVPGEDGGDDDAAADEDEEHALADINAVPRLPFFNEIRDQEQHYWPNQGNRLGDPDASVDPAEGRVLPGAAALQRLKKNDQQQHQHPESLIPHKKPCSVSKLVTMATHAAVSLTSAPYMQFVSSFSCLTAELAERLLGQMISDRLLNPRTLQLFIGCSLGTLTLNSYPYTTNTLLQQLSTFTHLTHLSLVNSPLITDCGLSVLCKLVKLQYLNLSSCSKLTDGCLHHMTPLRSLCVLILDHTKVSDSGLLVFLRSSPPALAHLSLNQTAITEETLSVLRVCVPQLRLLSITHTKVCDVSALADLHDLQTLHLDFTQVKEESLQCLSSHQNLSSLSLHGVPVSSGDHTLEILSGLNLTQLTLPGRHSVTDAGLFFLCTHTLLSELDLSDYTHITDQGIAQLGKMTRLKKLSLSNTPLTDVGLSTLSSLTLLMDVCFNRTAVTSRGVTEFITRLPYLQVLGLSCTQVGDSVLKALIRCTELIKLNLSRTRITDRGLKFLHGMKLSQVNLDGTGVTAGGVANLISASPHLISIRANNTRPVPTEQQSDDDDGGTEDRPHH comes from the exons ATGCGCTGTCTCAGTGAAATGGGATTCAGTGAGGATCAGATTCAAGCTGCATTTCAGGCTGGCTGTTTCTCTGTCCCAGAGGCAGCTGAATG GATTGTGCGGGCTGGCAGTCCGAGACACACACTAGTGCCACGTTCTGGTCCAATTTCAAATGCTATCACTGCTTTTAACCGCCCTAAAGATGTCCAGGGAGGTCAGACAGAGGCAAAAG GTGCTGATTTGGTGCTGCATCAACCTGCAGCAGAAACCGAACCTGTAAAATCTCGAATACAGCAGAACAACGACTTTCTCGctcaggagagacagagagcagcagAACACGCCCGGGCTGAGCGGCGGCAACACACACAG gaaCGAGAGTTAATCTTGAAACGAATAGCGGAAGATCGGCGTGCTCAGCAGGAGAAACACACCGCCACTCCTACTGTTAGTGAACGAGAGAAACCAAGCGAACGAGTGCAGAGCAACACTGACACCAATTGCATTCTAATG atcCGTCTCCCCACCGGTGAGtctttgcgtgtgtgttttccagCAGATGCCCCTCTCCGCGCCGTCGTCGACCATGTCACTTCCCTCCATCCGTCTCTTCCATCATTCACACTTTTTCACGGCTTTCCTCGTCGGCGCTTCAGCGATGATGACTTGTCCCGGACGCTGCACTCTCTCGGTTTAACGCCGAACGCCGCACTCGTCCTTCAGACCGCTAGTCCCCCTGATCCCACCATCCCTGCTGCTGTCCATGAACCTGAGCCACCTCGCAGTGACCCTCCTGCACAGCAGGGACCAAATGAATTACTACAACCTGTAGCACCACCTCAGTTTCAACCACTGCGCTGGGAAGACATGGTGCAGGCTGGGATTGCTGAACCTCGTCACCGctggg GCCGAGGACACAGACTGGTGCCAGGggaagatggtggtgatgatgatgctgctgctgatgaagatgaagagcaTGCACTGGCAGATATTAATG cTGTACCTCGACTTCCTTTCTTTAATGAGATCAGAGATCAGGAGCAGCATTACTGGCCCAATCAGGGAAACAGACTCGG ggatCCAGATGCCTCAGTAGATCCAGCAGAAGGCAGAGTTTTACCCGGTGCAGCAGCACTGCAGCGTTTAAAGAAAAATGATCAACAGCAACATCAACACCCAGAGTCCCTGATTCCCCACAAGAAACCCTGCAGTGTGTCCAAActtgtcaccatggcaacacatGCCGCTGTCTCTCTCACCAGTG ctccttATATGCAGTTCGTCAGCAGTTTTTCATGTTTGACCGCAGAGCTCGCTGAGCGTTTGCTGGGTCAAATGATCTCAGATCGCTTGCTGAACCCAAGAACTCTTCAGCTTTTCATTGGCTGCTCGCTTGGGACTCTAACGTTAAACAGCTACCCATACACCACCAACACGCTTCTGCAGCAACTCAGCAcgtttacacacctcacacacctcagccTGGTCAATTCGCCACTAATCACTG attgtgggttgtctgtgttgtgtaaactGGTGAAGCTGCAGTATCTGAATCTCTCATCCTGCTCCAAACTTACTGATGGCTGTTTACACCACATGACAC ctctCAGGTCCTTGTGTGTGTTGATTCTGGATCACACTAAAGTGAGTGATTCCGGTCTGCTGGTCTTCCTCCGATCATCTCCTCCTGCACTTGCTCACCTGAGTTTAAACCAAACTGCTATTACAGAGGAAACGCTAAGtgtgctgcgtgtgtgtgtaccacaGCTGCGACTgctcagcatcacacacaccaag GTGTGTGACGTGTCCGCTCTGGCCGACCTGCACGATCTCCAGACTCTTCACCTGGACTTCACTCAGGTTAAAGAAGAATCATTGCAATGTCTTTCATCTCACCAGAACCTATCATCACTCAGTCTTCACGGTGTCCCTGTCAGCAGCGGTGATCACACACTCGAGATCCTCTCAG GATTGAATCTGACTCAGTTAACACTCCCTGGGCGTCATTCCGTGACCGATGCTGGgcttttcttcctctgtacacacactctgctctctGAGCTCGATCTGAGcgactacacacacatcactgaccAGGGCATTGCGCAGTTGGGAAAAATGACTCG GCTGAAGAAGCTTTCTCTGAGTAATACTCCGCTCACTGATGTGGGTTTATCAACTctgtcctctctcactctgctgATGGACGTGTGCTTTAACCGGACAGCTGTGACGAGTCGTGGGGTCACTGAGTTCATCACACGCCTGCCTTACCTACAG GTTCTAGGTTTGTCCTGCACACAGGTGGGAGATTCGGTACTGAAAGCATTAATTCGTTGCACCGAGTTGATCAAACTGAACCTGAGCAGGACACGCATCACTGACCGGg GATTGAAGTTTCTTCACGGTATGAAACTGAGTCAGGTAAATCTGGACGGTACCGGTGTGACTGCAGGGGGTGTGGCCAATCTGATCTCCGCCTCTCCTCACCTGATCAGCATCCGTGCCAATAACACGCGTCCAGTCCCTACTGAACAACAAAGCGATGACGATGACGGTGGTACTGAAGATCGGCCACATCACTGA
- the si:ch73-173p19.1 gene encoding uncharacterized protein si:ch73-173p19.1 isoform X1: MASSATLGEFMRCLSEMGFSEDQIQAAFQAGCFSVPEAAEWIVRAGSPRHTLVPRSGPISNAITAFNRPKDVQGGQTEAKGADLVLHQPAAETEPVKSRIQQNNDFLAQERQRAAEHARAERRQHTQERELILKRIAEDRRAQQEKHTATPTVSEREKPSERVQSNTDTNCILMIRLPTGESLRVCFPADAPLRAVVDHVTSLHPSLPSFTLFHGFPRRRFSDDDLSRTLHSLGLTPNAALVLQTASPPDPTIPAAVHEPEPPRSDPPAQQGPNELLQPVAPPQFQPLRWEDMVQAGIAEPRHRWGRGHRLVPGEDGGDDDAAADEDEEHALADINAVPRLPFFNEIRDQEQHYWPNQGNRLGDPDASVDPAEGRVLPGAAALQRLKKNDQQQHQHPESLIPHKKPCSVSKLVTMATHAAVSLTSAPYMQFVSSFSCLTAELAERLLGQMISDRLLNPRTLQLFIGCSLGTLTLNSYPYTTNTLLQQLSTFTHLTHLSLVNSPLITDCGLSVLCKLVKLQYLNLSSCSKLTDGCLHHMTPLRSLCVLILDHTKVSDSGLLVFLRSSPPALAHLSLNQTAITEETLSVLRVCVPQLRLLSITHTKVCDVSALADLHDLQTLHLDFTQVKEESLQCLSSHQNLSSLSLHGVPVSSGDHTLEILSGLNLTQLTLPGRHSVTDAGLFFLCTHTLLSELDLSDYTHITDQGIAQLGKMTRLKKLSLSNTPLTDVGLSTLSSLTLLMDVCFNRTAVTSRGVTEFITRLPYLQVLGLSCTQVGDSVLKALIRCTELIKLNLSRTRITDRGLKFLHGMKLSQVNLDGTGVTAGGVANLISASPHLISIRANNTRPVPTEQQSDDDDGGTEDRPHH, encoded by the exons ATGGCGTCTTCAGCG ACACTCGGTGAGTTCATGCGCTGTCTCAGTGAAATGGGATTCAGTGAGGATCAGATTCAAGCTGCATTTCAGGCTGGCTGTTTCTCTGTCCCAGAGGCAGCTGAATG GATTGTGCGGGCTGGCAGTCCGAGACACACACTAGTGCCACGTTCTGGTCCAATTTCAAATGCTATCACTGCTTTTAACCGCCCTAAAGATGTCCAGGGAGGTCAGACAGAGGCAAAAG GTGCTGATTTGGTGCTGCATCAACCTGCAGCAGAAACCGAACCTGTAAAATCTCGAATACAGCAGAACAACGACTTTCTCGctcaggagagacagagagcagcagAACACGCCCGGGCTGAGCGGCGGCAACACACACAG gaaCGAGAGTTAATCTTGAAACGAATAGCGGAAGATCGGCGTGCTCAGCAGGAGAAACACACCGCCACTCCTACTGTTAGTGAACGAGAGAAACCAAGCGAACGAGTGCAGAGCAACACTGACACCAATTGCATTCTAATG atcCGTCTCCCCACCGGTGAGtctttgcgtgtgtgttttccagCAGATGCCCCTCTCCGCGCCGTCGTCGACCATGTCACTTCCCTCCATCCGTCTCTTCCATCATTCACACTTTTTCACGGCTTTCCTCGTCGGCGCTTCAGCGATGATGACTTGTCCCGGACGCTGCACTCTCTCGGTTTAACGCCGAACGCCGCACTCGTCCTTCAGACCGCTAGTCCCCCTGATCCCACCATCCCTGCTGCTGTCCATGAACCTGAGCCACCTCGCAGTGACCCTCCTGCACAGCAGGGACCAAATGAATTACTACAACCTGTAGCACCACCTCAGTTTCAACCACTGCGCTGGGAAGACATGGTGCAGGCTGGGATTGCTGAACCTCGTCACCGctggg GCCGAGGACACAGACTGGTGCCAGGggaagatggtggtgatgatgatgctgctgctgatgaagatgaagagcaTGCACTGGCAGATATTAATG cTGTACCTCGACTTCCTTTCTTTAATGAGATCAGAGATCAGGAGCAGCATTACTGGCCCAATCAGGGAAACAGACTCGG ggatCCAGATGCCTCAGTAGATCCAGCAGAAGGCAGAGTTTTACCCGGTGCAGCAGCACTGCAGCGTTTAAAGAAAAATGATCAACAGCAACATCAACACCCAGAGTCCCTGATTCCCCACAAGAAACCCTGCAGTGTGTCCAAActtgtcaccatggcaacacatGCCGCTGTCTCTCTCACCAGTG ctccttATATGCAGTTCGTCAGCAGTTTTTCATGTTTGACCGCAGAGCTCGCTGAGCGTTTGCTGGGTCAAATGATCTCAGATCGCTTGCTGAACCCAAGAACTCTTCAGCTTTTCATTGGCTGCTCGCTTGGGACTCTAACGTTAAACAGCTACCCATACACCACCAACACGCTTCTGCAGCAACTCAGCAcgtttacacacctcacacacctcagccTGGTCAATTCGCCACTAATCACTG attgtgggttgtctgtgttgtgtaaactGGTGAAGCTGCAGTATCTGAATCTCTCATCCTGCTCCAAACTTACTGATGGCTGTTTACACCACATGACAC ctctCAGGTCCTTGTGTGTGTTGATTCTGGATCACACTAAAGTGAGTGATTCCGGTCTGCTGGTCTTCCTCCGATCATCTCCTCCTGCACTTGCTCACCTGAGTTTAAACCAAACTGCTATTACAGAGGAAACGCTAAGtgtgctgcgtgtgtgtgtaccacaGCTGCGACTgctcagcatcacacacaccaag GTGTGTGACGTGTCCGCTCTGGCCGACCTGCACGATCTCCAGACTCTTCACCTGGACTTCACTCAGGTTAAAGAAGAATCATTGCAATGTCTTTCATCTCACCAGAACCTATCATCACTCAGTCTTCACGGTGTCCCTGTCAGCAGCGGTGATCACACACTCGAGATCCTCTCAG GATTGAATCTGACTCAGTTAACACTCCCTGGGCGTCATTCCGTGACCGATGCTGGgcttttcttcctctgtacacacactctgctctctGAGCTCGATCTGAGcgactacacacacatcactgaccAGGGCATTGCGCAGTTGGGAAAAATGACTCG GCTGAAGAAGCTTTCTCTGAGTAATACTCCGCTCACTGATGTGGGTTTATCAACTctgtcctctctcactctgctgATGGACGTGTGCTTTAACCGGACAGCTGTGACGAGTCGTGGGGTCACTGAGTTCATCACACGCCTGCCTTACCTACAG GTTCTAGGTTTGTCCTGCACACAGGTGGGAGATTCGGTACTGAAAGCATTAATTCGTTGCACCGAGTTGATCAAACTGAACCTGAGCAGGACACGCATCACTGACCGGg GATTGAAGTTTCTTCACGGTATGAAACTGAGTCAGGTAAATCTGGACGGTACCGGTGTGACTGCAGGGGGTGTGGCCAATCTGATCTCCGCCTCTCCTCACCTGATCAGCATCCGTGCCAATAACACGCGTCCAGTCCCTACTGAACAACAAAGCGATGACGATGACGGTGGTACTGAAGATCGGCCACATCACTGA